TCGATGTGATCTCGGCCCGGACCACCGGCTGGGATGCCATGGAACTCGTTGTCGTGCAATGCTTCTGGTTGACGGTATTGGTCGGCGTCGGCCAGCTGCTGCTGCGTGCCGGACGCCGCAAGCTGGAGGTGCAGGGTGGGTGAGGCACGACCCGCACGGCTCACGCCCTACCGCGCCGTGCTGGGTTCCCGGCTGCGCGCCCAACGGGCCTACCCGGTATCGTTCGCCACGGATCTGCTCAGCGCCTTGCTGATCGGGCTGGTGGAGTTCGCCGAGATGTGGGTGATCTTCCACAATGTGCCGCGCCTGGGCGGGCTCGACCTCGACGGCATGCTGCTGCTGTTCGGGCTCAGCAACACCAGTTTCGCGGTCGCCGACATGATCGTGGGGCACGCCGACACTCTGCCCACCTATATTCGGCTGGGCCGGCTGGACGCGTTCTATCTGCGCCCTCAGCCGCTGCTGCTGCAACTGATGACCAGCGATATCCAGTTGCGCCGCATCGCGCGCATCGCGGTCGCCGCCACCGTGCTGGCGCTCGGGGTGACGCACAACGACATCGCCTGGACCGCACCGCACATCGCGTTGTTCGCGCTCACCCTGCTGTCCGGAATCACCATCTTCGCCGGGCTTTTCGTGTGCGCGGCCGGTGCGCAGTTCTTCCTCATCGACGGCGCGGAGCTGACCAATGCCTTCACCTACGGCGGGTCCTACGCGTCCATGCAACCCACCTCGGTGTTTCCCGCACCGATGAAACTCGT
This sequence is a window from Nocardia yunnanensis. Protein-coding genes within it:
- a CDS encoding ABC transporter permease, which translates into the protein MGEARPARLTPYRAVLGSRLRAQRAYPVSFATDLLSALLIGLVEFAEMWVIFHNVPRLGGLDLDGMLLLFGLSNTSFAVADMIVGHADTLPTYIRLGRLDAFYLRPQPLLLQLMTSDIQLRRIARIAVAATVLALGVTHNDIAWTAPHIALFALTLLSGITIFAGLFVCAAGAQFFLIDGAELTNAFTYGGSYASMQPTSVFPAPMKLVFGFLVPVAFTSYLPTIALLGLPGPALLPNWLAWAAPLAALWVWTAALVLWRLGTRHYQGGGG